The following are encoded together in the Vibrio splendidus genome:
- a CDS encoding NAD-dependent malic enzyme: protein MNNDKRPLYIPYAGPALLSTPLLNKGSAFSAEERSSFNLEGLLPETTETIQEQVGRAYKQYCNFESDMDKHIYLRNIQDTNETLFYRLVQNHISEMMPIIYTPTVGAACENFSNIYRRGRGLFISYPNRDRIDDLLNNATNHNVKVIVVTDGERILGLGDQGIGGMGIPIGKLALYTACGGISPAYMLPIVLDVGTNNPQRLADPMYMGWRHPRITGADYDAFVEEFIQAVQRRWPDALVQFEDFAQKNAMPLLERYKDRLCCFNDDIQGTAAVTVGSLLAACKAANSKLSDQRITFLGAGSAGCGIAEAIIAQMVSEGISDAQARSQVYMVDRWGLLQEGMQNLLDFQQRLVQTNENTKDWESDGTGFSLLDVVRHAKPTVLVGVSGAPGLFSKEVIKEMNLHCERPIVFPLSNPTSRVEATPNDIIRWTDGQALVATGSPFEPVTHNGTTYPIAQCNNSYIFPGIGLGVLAVNASRITDEMLMESSRALATCSPLAINGTGALLPPLEEIHTVSKKIALAVGKKAIEQGVALEITEEALQQAIDQHFWQPVYRRYKRTAF, encoded by the coding sequence ATGAACAACGATAAACGCCCTCTATATATCCCTTATGCTGGTCCTGCTCTACTAAGTACCCCTCTTCTAAACAAAGGCAGCGCATTCTCTGCTGAAGAGCGCAGTTCTTTCAACCTTGAAGGCTTGTTACCGGAAACGACCGAAACAATCCAAGAGCAAGTAGGACGTGCATACAAGCAATATTGTAACTTCGAAAGTGATATGGATAAGCATATCTACCTTCGTAACATCCAAGACACTAATGAAACGCTTTTTTATCGTTTAGTTCAAAACCACATTTCTGAAATGATGCCTATCATTTACACGCCAACGGTTGGCGCAGCATGTGAGAACTTCTCAAATATTTACCGTCGTGGCCGTGGTCTGTTTATCTCATACCCGAACCGCGATCGTATCGATGACCTACTGAACAATGCGACAAACCACAACGTTAAAGTTATCGTGGTTACGGATGGTGAGCGTATTCTTGGTTTGGGAGACCAAGGTATCGGTGGCATGGGTATTCCAATTGGTAAGCTAGCACTGTACACAGCTTGTGGCGGTATCAGCCCAGCTTACATGCTACCTATCGTGCTCGATGTGGGTACAAACAACCCTCAACGTCTTGCTGACCCAATGTACATGGGCTGGCGTCACCCTCGTATCACAGGTGCTGACTACGATGCATTCGTTGAAGAGTTCATCCAAGCAGTTCAACGCCGTTGGCCTGATGCATTAGTTCAGTTCGAAGATTTCGCACAAAAGAACGCAATGCCACTGCTTGAGCGTTACAAAGATCGCCTCTGTTGTTTCAACGATGACATCCAAGGCACAGCAGCCGTAACGGTTGGTTCTCTACTTGCAGCATGTAAAGCAGCAAACAGCAAACTTTCAGATCAACGCATCACCTTCTTAGGTGCGGGTTCTGCAGGTTGTGGTATTGCTGAAGCTATCATTGCTCAAATGGTGTCTGAAGGTATCAGCGATGCACAAGCACGCTCTCAAGTTTACATGGTTGACCGTTGGGGTCTGCTACAAGAAGGGATGCAAAACCTGCTTGATTTCCAACAGCGTCTCGTTCAAACCAACGAAAACACCAAAGACTGGGAAAGCGACGGCACTGGTTTCTCTCTACTAGACGTTGTTCGCCACGCGAAACCAACAGTATTAGTTGGTGTATCTGGTGCTCCAGGTCTGTTCAGCAAAGAAGTCATCAAAGAGATGAACCTACACTGTGAACGCCCTATCGTGTTCCCACTATCAAACCCAACAAGCCGTGTTGAAGCAACTCCAAACGACATTATTCGTTGGACTGATGGCCAAGCACTGGTTGCCACAGGTAGCCCATTTGAGCCAGTAACTCATAACGGCACCACTTACCCAATCGCTCAGTGTAACAACAGCTACATCTTCCCAGGTATTGGCCTTGGTGTATTGGCTGTGAATGCTTCACGTATCACTGATGAAATGCTAATGGAATCAAGCCGTGCACTTGCTACGTGTTCTCCACTAGCAATCAATGGCACAGGCGCTCTACTTCCACCATTGGAAGAGATCCACACCGTATCTAAGAAGATTGCTCTTGCGGTAGGTAAAAAGGCGATTGAACAGGGCGTTGCTCTAGAGATCACTGAAGAAGCTCTTCAACAAGCGATTGACCAGCACTTCTGGCAGCCGGTTTACCGTCGCTACAAGCGTACTGCATTCTAA